The following coding sequences lie in one Chanos chanos chromosome 4, fChaCha1.1, whole genome shotgun sequence genomic window:
- the pals1b gene encoding MAGUK p55 subfamily member 5b, with amino-acid sequence MITSHLNGYVTEDSESSPVIAVAKDCGDGTQERREMVADCDKESIMSCKLQSRCSAQMEKIQQYQEQLRKKREEDGRFRPQDSNLNSSLRLKKLSQNPKVGFDNPTFEVSEAAKEKMQNQGEKADVKNELEDLLLSLQWVQPSLSDPQSLEDVQVIMQLLQHRDFQQAFSMHCSVALGMSHICPPFPVSAHARELCSEVQNILQSSQERDGLELKALLTSPHLQALMEAHDCVAEQRLDPEPREAQYGETVKLVCLEKARDMPLGATVRNEMDCVIVSRVVKGGAAERSGLLTEGDEILEINGLPVRGKNINEVHDILSRMHGSLSILIIPSCKNKAPAHRHTVMHVKAYFNYNPSEDPYLPCRELGLSFQKGDILHVISQNDPNWWQAYRDGEEDNQPLAGLIPGKSFQQQREAMQKSLVDRNPGNTGKLWCAKKTKKQRKRTLYNPSKNVEYYTEDVLTYEEMALYHQPTNRKRPIALVGPVNSGQDDLKQRLLSVEPERFAGAVPHTTRNPRFHEVDGREYHFVSRQIFEADVAAGKFVESGEFEKNLYGTSTDSVRQVINSGKICLLCLHPRSLQVLRSPDLKPYVIFIAPPSQERLRTLLVKDGKTPKPEDLKEIIEKAREMEQFYGHLFDKVIINSEQDKAFLELLRLIDKLDTEPQWVPASWLS; translated from the exons ATGATTACGTCGCACCTGAATGGTTATGTGACAGAGGACTCGGAGAGCAGCCCTGTGATTGCGGTAGCAAAGGATTGTGGGGATGGAACCCAAGAACGTCGTGAAATGGTGGCAGATTGTGACAAAGAATCCATCATGTCTTGCAAACTCCAGTCACGCTGTAGTGCTCAGATGGAAAAGATCCAACAGTATCAGGAGCAGCTGAGAAAGAAGAGGGAGGAAGACGGTCGTTTTCGACCGCAGGACTCCAATCTCAACTCCTCCCTGCGCCTCAAGAAGTTGTCACAAAACCCCAAAGTGGGTTTTGATAACCCCACTTTTGAAGTGTCTGAAGCGGCCAAAGAAAAAATGCAGAACCAAGGAGAGAAGGCGGATGTGAAGAACG AGCTGGAGGACCTACTGCTCTCGCTGCAGTGGGTACAGCCCAGCCTCAGCGACCCGCAGAGCCTGGAGGATGTGCAGGTCATCATGCAGCTGCTACAGCACAGAGACTTCCAACAGGCCTTTAGCATGCACTGCAGCGTAGCTCTGGGCATGAGTCACATTTGCCCCCCTTTCCCGGTCAGCGCCCATGCCCGGGAGCTCTGCTCAGAG GTCCAGAACATTCTGCAGTCTAGTCAGGAGAGAGACGGCCTGGAGCTCAAAGCCCTGCTGACCTCTCCTCACCTCCAG gctctGATGGAGGCTCACGACTGTGTAGCGGAGCAGAGGTTGGACCCGGAGCCCAGAGAGGCTCAGTATGGGGAGACAGTCAAACTGGTTTGTTTGGAGAAGGCCCGTGACATGCCACTG GGTGCGACAGTGCGGAATGAGATGGACTGCGTGATCGTGAGCCGCGTGGTAAAGGGCGGAGCAGCCGAGCGCAGTGGACTCTTGACCGAAGGCGATGAAATTCTGGAGATCAACGGACTCCCAGTCCGTGGGAAAAACATCAACGAGGTCCACGACATTCTG TCAAGGATGCACGGATCTCTGAGCATTCTCATCATCCCCAGCTGTAAGAATAAAGCTCCGGCACACCGACACACCGTG atGCATGTGAAGGCATACTTTAACTATAACCCTTCAGAGGACCCTTACCTACCATGCAGAGAGCTTGGTCTCTCCTTCCAGAAGGGTGACATACTCCACGTCATCAGTCAAAACGACCCTAACTGGTGGCAGGCTTACAGGGACGGCGAAGAGGACAACCAGCCCCTGGCAGGTCTTATACCTG GGAAGAGCTTCCAGCAGCAAAGGGAGGCTATGCAGAAAAGCCTAGTGGACCGTAATCCAGGAAACACAG GAAAGCTTTGGTGTGCAAAGAAGACCaagaagcagaggaaaaggACCCTTTATAACCCAAGCAAGAATGTTG AATATTACACTGAAGATGTCCTGACCTATGAGGAGATGGCTCTTTACCATCAACCAACCAATCGCAAGCGTCCCATCGCCCTGGTTGGGCCTGTGAACAGTGGGCAGGATGACTTGAAACAGAGACTACTCTCTGTTGAGCCAGAGCGATTTGCAGGCGCTGTTCCAC ACACAACCCGAAACCCACGCTTCCATGAGGTCGACGGGCGGGAGTATCACTTCGTCTCTCGGCAGATCTTTGAGGCAGACGTAGCTGCAGGGAAGTTCGTTGAGTCGGGCGAGTTTGAGAAGAATTTGTACGGCACGAGCACAGATTCAGTTCGGCAAGTCATTAACTCCGGCAAAATCTGCCTGCTGTGTCTACACCCTCGG TCCCTGCAAGTGTTGCGCTCCCCTGACCTTAAGCCATACGTCATTTTCATTGCTCCCCCTTCCCAAGAGCGGCTGCGCACCCTGCTGGTCAAAGACGGAAAAACCCCAaag CCGGAGGACCTGAAGGAGATCATAGAGAAGGCCCGTGAAATGGAACAGTTCTACGGCCACCTGTTTGACAAAGTTATCATCAACAGTGAGCAAGACAAAGCCTTTTTGGAGCTACTAAGACTCATTGATAAATTGGACACTGAGCCCCAATGGGTCCCTGCCTCTTGGCTCTCCTGA
- the eif2s1b gene encoding eukaryotic translation initiation factor 2 subunit 1b: MPGLSCRFYQHRFPEVEDVVMVNVRSIAEMGAYVSLLEYNNIEGMILLSELSRRRIRSINKLIRIGRNECVVVIRVDKEKGYIDLSKRRVSPEEAIKCEDKFTKSKTVYSILRHVAEVLEYTKDEQLESLYQRTAWVFDEKYKRPGYGAYDVFKQAVSDPSILDGLDLTEEERTVLIDNINRRLTPQAVKIRADIEVACYGYEGIDAVKDALRAGLNCSTEAMPIKINLIAPPRYVMTTTTLERTEGLSVLNQAMAAIKEKIEEKRGVFNIQMEPKVVTDTDETELQRQLERLERENAEVDGDDDAEEMEAKTED, encoded by the exons ATGCCGGGACTCAGTTGTAGATTCTATCAACATCGCTTCCCAGAGGTGGAAGATGTGGTGATGGTGAATGTACGCTCCATCGCTGAGATGGGCGCCTACGTCAGCCTATTAGAATACAATAACATTGAGGGGATGATTCTGCTGAGCGAGTTGTCGCGTCGACGTATCCGTTCCATCAACAAACTCATCCGCATTGGCCGAAACGAATGCGTGGTGGTAATCCGAGTCGACAAAGAAAAAG GGTACATTGACTTGTCGAAGAGAAGAGTGTCTCCAGAAGAGGCAATAAAGTGTGAAGACAAGTTTACAAAATCCAAAACT GTTTACAGCATTCTCAGGCATGTAGCTGAAGTGCTGGAGTACACAAAGGATGAGCAACTGGAGAGCCTGTACCAGCGCACTGCCTGGGTTTTCGATGAGAAATACAAGCGGCCAGGATACGGTGCCTATGACGTCTTCAAACAAGCCGTGTC AGATCCCTCCATTCTGGATGGGTTAGACcttacagaggaggagaggaccGTCCTGATTGACAATATCAACAGGCGGCTCACACCACAGGCTGTCAAAATCAGAGCAG ACATTGAGGTGGCATGTTACGGATACGAGGGTATAGACGCCGTCAAAGATGCCTTGAGGGCGGGACTTAATTGCTCCACAGAAGCTATGCCAATCAAG ATTAACCTTATTGCTCCACCACGGTATGTCATGACCACGACCACTCTGGAGCGCACAGAGGGTCTGTCAGTCCTTAACCAAGCCATGGCTGCCATCAAGGAGAAGatagaggagaagaggggtgtCTTTAATATACAAATGGAG CCCAAGGtcgtcacagacacagacgagACGGAGCTGCAGCGACAGTTGGAgcgtttggagagagagaacgctgaGGTGGATGGTGATGACGACGCTGAGGAGATGGAGGCCAAGACTGAGGACTAG
- the atp6v1d gene encoding V-type proton ATPase subunit D encodes MSGKDRIDIFPSRMAQTIMKARLKGAQTGRNLLKKKADALSMRFRQILRKIIETKTLMGEVMREAAFSLAEAKFAAGDFSTTVIQNVNKAQVKVRAKRDNVAGVTLPVFEHYQEGGDSYELTGLARGGEQLSRLKRNYAKAVELLVELASLQTSFVTLDEAIKITNRRVNAIEHVIIPRIERTLTYIITELDEREREEFYRLKKIQEKKKQLRERTEKEIAQRLAKLGPISEPANMLTEEADEDLLFE; translated from the exons ATGTCAGGAAAAGATCGGATCGACATATTCCCTTCGAGAAT GGCCCAGACCATTATGAAGGCACGTCTGAAAGGAGCACAAACTGGACGTAATTTGCTTAAGAAGAAAGCTGATGCCCTCTCAATGCGTTTCCGTCAGATTCTTAGGAAAATTATTGAG ACCAAAACCTTGATGGGAGAAGTGATGAGAGAAGCAGCCTTTTCTTTAGCTGAAGCCAAATTTGCTGCTGGAGACTTTAG CACTACGGTTATCCAGAACGTGAATAAGGCCCAAGTTAAGGTTCGAGCAAAAAGGGACAATGTAGCAG GGGTcactcttcctgtgtttgagcACTACCAAGAGGGAGGGGACA GCTATGAGTTGACTGGTCTGGCCAGGGGTGGTGAGCAGTTGTCCAGGCTGAAGAGGAACTATGCCAAAGCTGTGGAGCTGCTGGTGGAGTTGGCCTCCCTACAG ACCTCCTTCGTCACATTGGATGAAGCTATTAAGATCACCAATCGCCGTGTGAATGCCATTGAGCATG TGATCATTCCAAGAATTGAGCGCACTCTGACTTACATCATCACAGAGCTggatgagagggaaagagaggagttCTATAG actgaAGAAAATtcaggagaagaagaagcagcTTCGTGAGAGGACGGAAAAAGAGATCGCCCAGCGTCTGGCTAAGCTGGGCCCCATCAGCGAGCCGGCCAACATGCTGACGGAGGAGGCGGACGAGGACCTGCTGTTTGAATGA